A genomic segment from Candidatus Krumholzibacteriota bacterium encodes:
- a CDS encoding PD-(D/E)XK nuclease family protein, which produces MSSRERRYVFAGDWPSLEGAFVAEVARLRAEDRLRPLTVVAGSNRLGAALERRAARARGGLANVRFLTFRDLVGRNAPVGDAPHPMAGRVVAEEILSRQLDGGPVFPASFAETLVRTFDDLAEGGCDAAEARRLTGRPEPGNRAREALRLYADWREQLAAIGADDHGRFEVAAAGIAEAGIDGPVVFYGFYDLNELQWRLLQAVAASAGAILFVPFEEKDAYRFAGLFRDRLDAAGFAGERVAGEGGEAPFLESLTAPDEEEEVRAVVRRILRFAGEEDVSFGRIAVMPVSWDAYAPLFREAFAEAGVPCVSTGRLIDGGHGSATGALRLLAALGGGLARNTVVDLVSSPALGAGGEEARGVLDEWIRLTGEAGIRGETGWAGETRRLAGRLGGEAAAALGAAAAVLETLERGAARLGSEDTWAGMAEALVGLFDELIAADDRTPVVREAFTGLGALDATGARADTGRFLGLARETLLGIADDAGPPRGAGVHLLGPGGARGLTFEAVFLPGLVEGSVPRRARQDPFLPDDDRALIARLSGGGVVLSPRGERVDEEALIFRLAAKAARRLLVCSRPRFEGGTGKETLPAALLEDLEAAALAEESAFRVAELPSPWRSPDGVEPLGGGEWAFFETIRAGALAEDDRFARRGARAIEARWGDRRFTPFDGVFEGGDALAALSASLDGRGWRFSPTALETYARCPFAYFVSRLLGLEPREEPEETVTISPLQRGTVVHRILAGAYGRFAAEGLLPLAGPTVGRARTIAGAVAAEELDRLEEIEPTGIPVFWRFERERIAAAIDAHVEAEAAAEETAVPVMFERSFGLDRNEAPGIDAGKRRIGLRGRIDRIDLEGDRGFRVVDYKTGSLASLRNESIAGGAALQLPLYLVAGAALLGRDVRNGRAEYRRIGGGGGCVRFSGSTWETEGESIGQTIAVLVEGIAAGRFPALPDGQGCARSFCPARGVCVSGRSVLARIKGTDPSVRDLLRLHGRDTDGGRGGPA; this is translated from the coding sequence ATGAGCTCGAGGGAACGCCGATACGTATTCGCCGGGGACTGGCCGTCGCTCGAAGGGGCGTTCGTCGCCGAGGTCGCCCGGCTCCGGGCGGAAGACCGCCTGCGGCCCCTGACCGTCGTCGCCGGTTCGAACCGTCTCGGCGCGGCGCTCGAGCGGCGGGCCGCCCGCGCGCGTGGCGGTCTCGCGAACGTCCGCTTCCTCACCTTCCGCGATCTCGTCGGCCGGAACGCGCCCGTGGGCGATGCGCCGCATCCCATGGCGGGACGCGTCGTCGCCGAGGAGATCCTCTCCCGTCAGCTGGACGGGGGGCCGGTTTTTCCCGCGTCCTTCGCGGAGACGCTCGTGCGCACATTCGACGACCTGGCCGAGGGGGGCTGCGACGCGGCTGAGGCGCGGCGTCTGACCGGACGGCCGGAGCCCGGCAACAGGGCCCGCGAGGCGCTGCGGCTCTACGCCGACTGGCGCGAACAACTCGCCGCGATCGGCGCTGACGATCATGGCCGCTTCGAGGTGGCCGCCGCGGGGATCGCGGAGGCGGGCATCGACGGGCCGGTTGTCTTCTACGGCTTCTACGATCTGAACGAGCTGCAGTGGCGGCTCCTGCAGGCGGTGGCCGCATCGGCGGGCGCGATCCTCTTCGTGCCGTTCGAGGAGAAAGATGCCTACCGGTTCGCCGGCCTCTTCCGCGACCGTCTCGATGCGGCGGGCTTCGCCGGCGAGCGGGTGGCGGGGGAAGGCGGTGAGGCGCCTTTCCTCGAATCCCTGACCGCCCCGGACGAGGAGGAGGAGGTGCGGGCGGTCGTCAGGCGGATACTCCGCTTCGCCGGGGAGGAGGACGTTTCCTTCGGGCGGATCGCCGTCATGCCTGTCTCCTGGGACGCGTATGCCCCGCTTTTCAGGGAGGCCTTCGCCGAGGCGGGCGTTCCCTGCGTATCGACCGGGAGATTGATCGACGGCGGGCACGGCTCCGCGACGGGGGCGCTTCGTCTCCTTGCCGCCCTGGGAGGCGGACTCGCCCGGAACACGGTCGTCGATCTCGTCTCCTCGCCCGCGCTCGGGGCCGGCGGAGAGGAAGCGCGCGGGGTGCTCGACGAATGGATTCGCCTGACCGGCGAGGCGGGGATACGGGGGGAGACGGGATGGGCCGGCGAGACACGGCGCCTCGCCGGCAGGCTCGGCGGGGAGGCGGCGGCGGCGCTCGGGGCGGCCGCCGCGGTCCTCGAGACGCTCGAACGCGGGGCCGCGCGCCTCGGTTCCGAAGATACCTGGGCCGGAATGGCGGAGGCGCTCGTCGGCCTCTTCGACGAACTGATCGCCGCGGACGATCGGACGCCGGTTGTCCGGGAGGCCTTCACCGGGCTCGGCGCGCTCGACGCCACCGGCGCGAGGGCGGACACCGGCCGGTTTCTCGGCCTCGCCCGCGAGACGCTCCTCGGCATCGCCGACGACGCGGGGCCCCCGAGGGGCGCCGGCGTCCATCTACTCGGTCCCGGCGGGGCGCGGGGCCTGACCTTCGAGGCGGTCTTCCTTCCCGGGCTCGTCGAGGGATCGGTTCCACGCCGCGCGCGCCAGGACCCCTTCCTGCCGGACGACGACCGTGCCCTCATCGCCCGCCTGTCCGGCGGCGGGGTCGTCCTCTCGCCTCGTGGGGAGCGGGTCGACGAGGAGGCGCTGATCTTCCGCCTCGCCGCGAAAGCGGCCAGGCGACTCCTCGTCTGCAGCCGGCCGCGATTCGAGGGAGGGACGGGGAAGGAGACCCTGCCCGCGGCTCTCCTCGAGGATCTCGAGGCGGCGGCTCTCGCGGAAGAAAGCGCGTTTCGCGTGGCGGAGCTGCCGTCGCCCTGGCGGTCGCCGGACGGGGTCGAACCGCTCGGCGGGGGGGAATGGGCGTTCTTCGAGACGATCCGCGCGGGCGCGCTCGCCGAAGACGACCGTTTCGCCCGACGCGGCGCCCGGGCGATCGAGGCCCGGTGGGGCGATCGCCGGTTCACGCCCTTCGACGGGGTCTTCGAGGGCGGGGACGCGCTGGCGGCCCTGTCGGCCTCCCTCGACGGGCGGGGCTGGCGTTTCTCGCCGACCGCGCTCGAGACCTACGCGAGGTGTCCCTTCGCCTATTTCGTTTCCCGGTTGCTCGGCCTCGAGCCGCGGGAGGAGCCGGAGGAGACGGTGACGATCTCGCCCCTGCAGCGGGGGACGGTGGTGCATCGCATCCTCGCCGGCGCCTACGGGCGGTTCGCCGCCGAGGGGCTGCTCCCGCTCGCCGGCCCGACCGTCGGGAGAGCGAGGACGATCGCCGGGGCCGTCGCCGCGGAGGAGCTCGACCGGCTCGAAGAAATCGAGCCGACGGGGATCCCCGTCTTCTGGAGATTCGAGCGCGAGCGGATCGCTGCGGCGATCGACGCCCACGTCGAGGCGGAGGCGGCGGCGGAAGAGACGGCGGTGCCCGTCATGTTCGAACGGTCCTTCGGCCTCGATCGGAACGAGGCGCCGGGGATCGATGCCGGGAAGCGGCGGATCGGTCTCCGGGGGCGGATCGACCGGATCGATCTCGAGGGCGACCGAGGGTTCCGCGTCGTCGATTACAAGACGGGGAGTTTGGCCAGCCTGCGAAACGAGTCGATCGCCGGCGGCGCCGCGCTGCAGCTGCCCCTCTACCTCGTCGCCGGCGCCGCGCTCCTCGGACGCGACGTGCGGAACGGCAGGGCCGAGTACCGCCGGATCGGCGGCGGCGGGGGATGCGTCCGCTTCTCCGGATCGACGTGGGAGACGGAGGGGGAATCGATCGGGCAAACGATCGCCGTCCTCGTCGAGGGGATCGCCGCGGGCCGGTTTCCCGCCCTGCCCGACGGCCAGGGATGCGCCCGGTCCTTCTGCCCGGCGCGGGGCGTCTGCGTCTCGGGGCGGAGCGTCCTCGCCCGCATCAAGGGAACGGACCCGTCCGTCCGCGATCTGCTGCGCCTCCACGGGCGGGACACGGACGGCGGAAGAGGAGGCCCGGCATGA